A portion of the Bdellovibrio bacteriovorus genome contains these proteins:
- a CDS encoding ABC transporter ATP-binding protein — translation MAVLEIKKINKTFKGGLFEKNRHVLKDVSFALPEGQTSGFVGSNGAGKTTTIKCIFDFIRPDSGEVLFFGKPLDNNAKTRIGYLPERPYLYEFLTGMEFLRLHWNLCYGASLKDFHERAHEALKKVDLFEAKDRRLRTYSKGMLQRIGIAQAILTRPDLLILDEPMSGLDPDGRAMVKDILREEQRRGVSLFFSSHLLQDMEELCSHLVVVNHGEILYNGVLNTFMAEFQSLEKAFAVLKKQQEVRRG, via the coding sequence ATGGCAGTATTAGAAATCAAAAAAATAAATAAGACCTTTAAGGGCGGTTTGTTCGAAAAAAATCGCCACGTTCTTAAAGACGTTTCTTTTGCTTTACCTGAAGGCCAAACGTCAGGTTTCGTCGGCAGTAACGGTGCGGGGAAAACCACCACCATCAAATGCATCTTTGACTTCATTCGACCGGATTCTGGTGAGGTTTTATTTTTTGGCAAACCTTTAGATAACAACGCAAAAACTCGCATAGGATATTTGCCCGAGCGACCTTATCTGTATGAGTTCCTAACAGGTATGGAATTTCTTCGTCTGCATTGGAATCTTTGTTACGGAGCTTCGCTAAAAGACTTCCACGAAAGAGCCCATGAAGCCCTTAAAAAAGTTGATTTGTTTGAAGCCAAAGATCGTCGTTTAAGAACTTATTCTAAGGGGATGTTGCAAAGAATTGGGATCGCGCAAGCGATTTTAACTCGTCCGGATTTACTGATTTTAGATGAGCCGATGTCGGGTCTTGATCCTGATGGACGAGCGATGGTGAAGGATATCTTGCGTGAAGAACAACGTCGCGGGGTGAGTCTTTTTTTTAGCAGCCACTTGTTGCAAGACATGGAAGAACTTTGCTCGCACCTGGTGGTCGTCAATCACGGCGAGATTCTTTATAATGGCGTCTTAAATACATTTATGGCGGAATTCCAAAGTCTGGAAAAAGCTTTTGCTGTTTTAAAAAAACAGCAGGAGGTGCGCCGTGGTTAA
- a CDS encoding ABC transporter permease, producing MVKVWALAKTTLREMLREKVFMIVVVIAGGLLALSFLLGALSFDEQRKILTDFGFLAIQTAMLGISLFLGSYLISKEIEKQTCLLILSRPITRGQFILGKMGGILALNTLVMGALAVLLFALLKLWNNSEQWLSFIQICLSLWFESAVLLGIVIGLSLIVRPVLALAGGIMFFILGHSLEDLTFFANKSQEQTFIDVVKFLHWVSPNFYRMNWKSAYFLENGLPSDGILWMLSHMTGWLLLLILISQFLFKRKDIV from the coding sequence GTGGTTAAAGTGTGGGCGTTAGCTAAAACCACTTTGCGCGAAATGTTACGTGAAAAAGTTTTTATGATCGTCGTGGTGATCGCCGGGGGCTTGCTGGCATTAAGTTTCTTACTCGGGGCTCTTTCATTTGATGAACAAAGAAAAATCCTGACGGACTTTGGTTTTTTAGCGATTCAAACGGCGATGCTGGGTATTTCTTTGTTTTTGGGTTCATATCTTATTTCAAAGGAAATTGAAAAACAGACTTGTCTTTTAATACTGTCTCGACCGATCACTCGTGGTCAGTTTATCTTAGGGAAAATGGGAGGCATTTTAGCTCTCAACACCCTTGTGATGGGGGCTTTGGCGGTTCTTTTGTTTGCTCTTCTAAAATTATGGAACAATTCGGAACAGTGGCTTTCCTTTATCCAGATCTGCTTAAGTCTGTGGTTTGAAAGTGCCGTGTTGTTGGGAATCGTCATCGGGCTTAGTTTGATTGTTCGACCGGTGTTAGCGTTAGCGGGCGGGATCATGTTCTTTATTTTGGGACATTCCCTGGAAGACCTGACGTTCTTTGCCAATAAAAGCCAAGAACAGACATTTATCGATGTTGTTAAATTTCTGCATTGGGTATCGCCTAATTTTTATCGCATGAATTGGAAGTCGGCCTATTTCTTAGAAAACGGATTGCCATCGGATGGCATTCTATGGATGCTAAGTCATATGACAGGGTGGTTGTTGTTATTGATTCTGATTTCTCAATTCCTGTTCAAACGGAAAGACATCGTTTAA
- a CDS encoding prepilin peptidase, with protein MLPEMEIFYLVVFFVFGALFGSFANVVIYRLPKEESVVKPGSHCYSCKTPVKWYDNIPIFSWFILRGRCRHCGAKFSFRYALVELLMASLFALSFHYVGFSWSLLEYLIFIFGLVVCTFIDLDHMILPDEFTLSGIVIGLVGAYLNPQREFLDSLFGVLMGGGFLWGMAYVYYLLTKQEGMGGGDIKLLAWIGALLGWKAIPFVIMSSAIIGSVVGIIAARKQNAGLKTVIPFGPYLALGALMYLFGGETIALWYLDLFLPGV; from the coding sequence ATGTTGCCAGAGATGGAGATTTTTTATTTGGTCGTTTTCTTTGTTTTTGGCGCGCTGTTTGGTAGCTTTGCAAACGTTGTTATTTATCGTCTTCCGAAAGAAGAAAGCGTCGTTAAGCCCGGCAGTCACTGTTACAGTTGTAAAACACCGGTGAAGTGGTACGACAATATTCCGATTTTTAGTTGGTTTATTTTGCGTGGAAGATGTCGCCATTGCGGCGCTAAATTCAGTTTCCGATATGCCTTGGTGGAACTCTTGATGGCCAGTCTTTTTGCATTGAGTTTCCACTATGTGGGATTTTCTTGGTCGTTGCTTGAATATTTGATTTTTATTTTTGGGTTGGTGGTTTGTACGTTTATCGATTTAGATCATATGATTTTGCCGGATGAATTTACTTTGTCGGGAATCGTGATTGGCCTTGTCGGCGCCTATTTAAATCCGCAACGAGAGTTCTTGGACTCTCTTTTTGGGGTTTTAATGGGGGGCGGATTTTTATGGGGCATGGCCTATGTCTATTATTTGCTGACGAAGCAAGAAGGCATGGGAGGCGGTGACATTAAGCTGCTTGCCTGGATCGGAGCTTTGTTGGGTTGGAAAGCCATTCCTTTTGTTATTATGAGTTCGGCGATCATCGGGAGCGTTGTCGGGATCATAGCTGCAAGAAAACAAAATGCTGGACTAAAGACGGTGATCCCTTTCGGACCTTACCTCGCCCTCGGGGCCCTGATGTATTTGTTCGGCGGCGAGACCATAGCGTTGTGGTACCTGGACCTTTTTCTTCCCGGTGTGTAA
- the pilM gene encoding type IV pilus assembly protein PilM, with amino-acid sequence MFFKSKKVIGLDIGTSSIKLAEMDFSGKSATLLSFGFAPTPANSVAGGEIVDIGSVGIAIQSLLNEVKSKRKNVATAMWGTAVIVKKITIPRMDVKLIQDQIRFEAEQYIPFDINNISLAHHILSHSSSPDSMDILLIAAQNELVSQYTQVVELAGVKCGVLDVSGFALANAFELNYGKVNGQAVGILNFGASITNFVVIQNGEVIFCRDIPVGGANYTNEIHKAMGVTIQEAESLKLSAMSRRDVPDEVHSILSSTNEAVTEEIRSSLDFLSATTNGLVLHQCYYTGGSSSTSGLVETIGRVTGMQMQRFNPFLKVKANGKKFSPEYLEQISSFASVVTGLAIRNLGDS; translated from the coding sequence ATGTTTTTTAAATCAAAGAAAGTCATTGGACTCGATATTGGTACGAGTTCCATCAAGCTTGCTGAGATGGATTTCAGTGGGAAAAGCGCCACTCTGCTTTCTTTTGGTTTCGCCCCAACTCCTGCGAACTCCGTTGCCGGCGGAGAAATCGTTGATATCGGCTCTGTTGGGATCGCGATTCAGTCTCTTTTAAATGAAGTCAAATCCAAAAGAAAAAATGTTGCAACGGCGATGTGGGGAACGGCCGTGATCGTTAAAAAGATCACCATTCCACGCATGGATGTAAAACTCATCCAGGATCAAATTCGCTTTGAAGCAGAACAATACATTCCTTTTGATATCAATAATATCAGCTTGGCCCACCATATTCTTTCTCATAGCAGTTCGCCGGACTCTATGGATATTCTGTTGATTGCCGCGCAGAACGAACTCGTGTCGCAATACACCCAAGTCGTCGAACTTGCGGGGGTGAAGTGCGGTGTCCTTGATGTAAGTGGCTTTGCATTAGCTAACGCCTTCGAATTGAACTATGGAAAAGTGAATGGCCAGGCTGTCGGGATTTTGAACTTCGGTGCTTCAATCACCAATTTCGTGGTTATTCAAAACGGAGAAGTGATTTTCTGCCGTGACATCCCCGTGGGTGGGGCCAATTACACCAATGAAATTCATAAAGCCATGGGCGTCACGATTCAAGAGGCAGAGTCTCTAAAGCTCAGCGCCATGTCTCGTCGAGATGTTCCAGATGAAGTCCACAGCATTTTAAGCTCTACCAATGAAGCCGTCACTGAAGAGATTCGCTCCAGCTTAGACTTTTTAAGTGCGACAACAAATGGCTTGGTCTTGCATCAGTGTTATTACACGGGCGGAAGCTCGTCGACGTCAGGGTTGGTGGAAACAATTGGCCGGGTGACGGGCATGCAAATGCAGCGCTTCAATCCTTTCTTAAAGGTCAAAGCCAACGGCAAAAAGTTTTCCCCGGAATATTTAGAACAAATCAGTTCTTTTGCTTCTGTGGTAACTGGATTAGCCATCAGAAACCTGGGGGACTCATGA
- a CDS encoding PilN domain-containing protein produces MIKINLAGSAVGAIPASAPGVFSADGFSSPEQIRRDALIRLLVILAGPALLYFYEMQSLPAKQNELASKQQMLSELQVYNEKQAASVAEIKKFKEDEALIEARIAALEKISVDRQREVRVLELLQTVIPEKAWLTRVQLEPDSVQLQGLALSDFEVSSFLDALTRSVFLMDVNLLNSTEQVQDGIPLKKFEISCLLERPK; encoded by the coding sequence ATGATTAAGATTAATCTTGCGGGTTCCGCCGTGGGTGCAATTCCGGCATCGGCTCCAGGGGTTTTCTCCGCCGATGGCTTTTCATCACCGGAACAGATTCGCCGTGATGCTTTAATTCGCCTGTTGGTTATTTTGGCGGGACCGGCTTTGCTTTACTTCTATGAAATGCAAAGTCTTCCGGCAAAGCAAAATGAACTGGCTTCGAAACAGCAGATGCTTTCAGAACTGCAGGTTTATAATGAAAAGCAGGCGGCATCTGTGGCCGAAATTAAAAAATTTAAAGAAGATGAAGCTTTGATCGAGGCGCGTATCGCGGCTTTAGAAAAGATCTCTGTCGATCGGCAGCGTGAAGTGAGGGTCCTAGAGCTTTTACAGACTGTGATTCCGGAAAAAGCATGGCTGACTCGAGTTCAGTTAGAACCGGACAGTGTTCAACTGCAAGGCTTGGCTTTAAGTGACTTTGAAGTTTCCTCATTCTTAGACGCTTTAACTCGCAGTGTGTTCTTAATGGACGTCAACTTGTTAAACTCTACCGAGCAAGTGCAAGATGGCATTCCTTTGAAAAAGTTTGAAATCAGTTGTTTGTTGGAGAGACCTAAATGA
- a CDS encoding type 4a pilus biogenesis protein PilO → MNKFFETLAAQEFSKVLMIGLGLTVFYWYFLYNDGSQITAQIMAMNDQLAAEEVKKKDTDNTLKQVQEMQEKIGQLSQKYEEISRRLPATLFSIDINKSIDDFARGSGVSVKSKKPGDNVRGEVVEEVPVEVTLEGTYAQLSRFAFLVGSAERMSRVKNVVISTLPEDPKRLKFSGNVVGYKLTPEKPAAAPGTGTPR, encoded by the coding sequence ATGAATAAGTTTTTTGAAACTCTCGCAGCTCAGGAGTTTTCAAAGGTCCTTATGATAGGACTGGGTCTGACCGTATTCTATTGGTACTTCTTGTATAACGATGGGTCGCAAATAACGGCGCAAATTATGGCCATGAATGATCAGTTGGCCGCCGAAGAAGTAAAAAAGAAAGACACCGATAATACGCTAAAGCAAGTTCAAGAGATGCAAGAGAAAATCGGTCAGCTAAGTCAAAAATACGAAGAGATTTCGCGACGTCTTCCGGCGACTTTGTTTTCGATCGATATCAATAAGTCTATCGATGATTTTGCACGTGGTTCTGGCGTGAGCGTAAAATCCAAAAAACCAGGCGATAATGTGCGTGGCGAAGTGGTTGAAGAAGTTCCGGTGGAAGTCACTCTTGAAGGCACCTATGCGCAGCTTTCACGATTTGCTTTCCTGGTGGGCTCGGCAGAAAGAATGTCCCGTGTGAAAAACGTGGTCATTTCTACTTTGCCTGAAGATCCCAAGCGTTTGAAATTTAGCGGTAATGTTGTGGGTTATAAACTGACTCCGGAAAAGCCAGCGGCCGCTCCGGGTACGGGGACTCCTAGGTGA